A window of Puntigrus tetrazona isolate hp1 chromosome 11, ASM1883169v1, whole genome shotgun sequence contains these coding sequences:
- the rpgrb gene encoding retinitis pigmentosa GTPase regulator b isoform X2, translating into MAGETEDEIPESGAVFTFGKSKFADNAPSKFWLKNDVPLRIACGDEHTALVTENGKLFMFGSNNWGQLGLGTKTTVNKPTCVKALKSERVKLAACGRTHTLVYTSRGNLYASGGNNEGQLGLSDCEDRTSFHLVDFFSKHGPVKMLAAGSNTSAALTQDGRLYMWGDNSEGQIGLGKESNALTPRELSVGKRVSWVSCGYYHSAFITVDGALFTFGEKDSGKLGLSTEKLANHKVPQQVTGISDKVVQVSCGGGHTVALTEQDVYSFGLGQFGQLGHGTFIFESRLPRVVEHFRRGRVKHVECGENHTALITDSGLLYTFGDGRHGKLGLGEENFTNQFKPTLCPRFLDYHVHSVTCGGCHMLVLAKPRPEGSEELILEEDDVTEDYLEKSYTELLGDTQSQNTLHRSLSARVRRRERERSPDQFGQMFRTLPVLGGNQLSASLSVPSQIHQSHSKQPGKIPLNSLKIPGKREKSLDDRSSVEDSESVKDLGETTDLLNLTHVMKMDPSYKTLTLSPMEKKNVKLVKEHGKEKGKPRDDPALYRKRAELLARKALPTESLKSSSGSSVVGDGLGSGTPHKSPKRHGRDKENVLLALEDRRPAHHQAAGSNTRMGTDINRAESKSFQPKHKQLMKSRNRVTGKDAGNKVQILQEHSEVEAESEKAVHKSKGSKKTNQEGKTKLLEVSSESQKVMGEEKKVKTKPIIVVEQYLEQTRHKDQDPTGKMSKDILSKAQKKKGETNTAKTETKGFVPQSKKLDSKKDSKSKKTEQEVSSTSQQSSCQEIFTKKTKKSKAEQNPLLVEEKNKGSSMVSEADFKSESESEQIKKNPLTNVTSFLQDVGMGSPARLLGDTAVSQFLSLSTPQKIHKPLSNERTLSDVSSLSESFEVSGQEEKIEAKKTANTINVKAEPETLDRDLERTSTESKTEAYSEVGTYRSDEEELEEEESEGSVNRRDESEEIDDQEEESEGSVNRRDESEEIDDQEEESEGSVNRRDESEEIDDQEEESESNTLANDDDSEVDVDTTIKASTEDEESEEEEEKSKSEAIEDVESDDEEEESCEVEDEEEETSEIRRNSEESGEEEGDSKTSEEEEEEEESGEESESRRDRSEEESDEEDEDESEEKDSKNEEESEVEGDSEAEEDEDGEKTSEEEEEDSEKESETEDDEDEGESDNEPEEEEEESEEDKEENDESEENEESEGGQEDEEGESDEDEAMSENDEEEEEENENEEEEEQESKEEEKSNDAEEEHEEEEAEEEESEGREETEEAEDEEGEEENKEEEEEEKSDEEEDKSDDEEEEEEEKAMRKRYKVAESTKPRSSVKTSKQQSKAKRSRAENSQSDDESHESKQFWDDVLPQYLNLK; encoded by the exons CCCGAGGGAACCTGTATGCCTCTGGAGGGAATAATGAAGGACAGCTCGGCCTCAGTGACTGTGAGGACAGAACTTCCTTCCACCTGGTGGACTTCTTCAGCAAACACGGGCCGGTCAAAATGCTTGCAGCTGGTTCCAATACATCTGCTGCCCTGACAC AGGATGGCAGGCTCTATATGTGGGGAGATAACTCAGAGGGCCAGATTGGACTGGGGAAGGAGAGTAACGCACTGACTCCTCGGGAGCTTTCTGTGGGAAAACGAGTGTCCTGGGTGTCCTGTGGATATTATCATTCTGCCTTTATCACCG TGGATGGGGCCTTGTTCACATTTGGAGAAAAGGACAGTGGGAAGCTGGGCTTGTCCACAGAGAAGCTGGCCAATCATAAAGTGCCTCAACAGGTGACCGGCATCTCTGATAAAGTGGTACAGGTATCCTGTGGAGGAGGGCACACAGTGGCGCTTACGG AGCAAGATGTGTATTCGTTCGGCCTGGGTCAGTTTGGACAGCTCGGTCACGGGACATTCATATTTGAGTCACGTTTACCCAGAGTGGTTGAACATTTCAGGAGGGGGAGAGTTAAACATGTGGAGTGTGGAGAGAACCATACAGCGCTGATTACTG ACAGTGGACTTTTGTACACCTTTGGTGATGGTCGACATGGAAAGCTGGGGCTTGGAGAAGAGAACTTCACCAACCAGTTCAAACCAACCCTGTGTCCAAGATTCCTAGACTATCATGTACATTCT gttaCTTGTGGTGGGTGTCACATGCTTGTTTTGGCAAAGCCCAGGCCTGAAGGCTCGGAGGAATTGATTCTGGAGGAGGATGATGTGACAGAAGACTACTTGGAGAAATCCTATACTGAGTTACTGGGGGACACGCAAAGTCAGAACACCTTACACAGGAGTCTCTCGGCTCGGGTCAGGCGCAGAGAACGG GAGCGTTCACCAGATCAGTTTGGACAGATGTTTCGAACACTTCCAGTCTTGGGGGGAAATCAGCTGAGTGCATCTTTATCTGTCCCCAGTCAGATCCATCAATCTCATAGTAAACAACCGGGAAAGATCCCTCTTAACAGTCTCAAAA TTcctggaaagagagaaaagtcTCTCGATGACAGAAGCAGTGTGGAGGATAGTGAGAGTGTAAAAGACCTTGGAGAAACCACTGACTTATTAAACCTG ACTCATGTAATGAAGATGGACCCTAGCTACAAGACTCTAACCTTGTCTCCAATGGAAAAG AAGAATGTTAAGCTTGTGAAAGAGCACGGTAAGGAGAAGGGGAAACCAAGAGATGACCCCGCCCTTTATAGAAAGAGAGCAGAGCTTTTAGCTCGAAAAGCTCTTCCGACTGAGTCACTTAAAAGTTCAAGTGGTAGCTCAGTAGTCGGAGACGGTCTTGGGTCAGGGACTCCTCACAAGAGCCCTAAGAGACATGGTCGGGATaaagaaaatgtacttttagctttggaggacagaaggcctgcacaTCACCAAGCTGCAGGAAGCAACACAAGAATGGGGACAGACATAAACAGAGCTGAATCTAAATCTTTCCAGCCTAAACACAAACAGCTGATGAAGTCAAGGAATAGAGTTACAGGAAAAGACGCTGGGAATAAAGTACAGATACTTCAGGAACATTCAGAGGTAGAGGCTGAAAGTGAGAAGGCTGTTCACAAGTCAAAaggaagtaaaaaaactaaccaAGAAGGTAAAACAAAACTACTGGAAGTCAGTAGTGAATCTCAGAAGGTTATGggagaagagaaaaaagtaaaaactaaaccCATAATAGTTGTCGAACAATATCTTGAACAAACCAGACATAAAGACCAAGACCCAACAGGTAAGATGtcaaaagacattttatcaAAAGCTCAAAAGAAGAAAGGTGAAACAAACACTGCTAAAACAGAGACCAAAGGTTTTGTCCCACAGAGCAAAAAGTTAGATTCAAAAAAGGactcaaaaagtaaaaagacaGAACAAGAGGTCTCCTCTACTTCACAGCAGTCCTCTTGTCAAGAAATCTTTACAAAGAAGACTAAGAAATCAAAGGCGGAGCAAAACCCTTTGCTAGTAGAGGAGAAAAATAAGGGGTCTAGTATGGTCTCAGAAGCTGATTTCAAATCTGAATCAGAGTCAGAACAAATTAAGAAAAATCCTCTAACCAATGTGACATCATTTCTCCAGGATGTAGGAATGGGTAGTCCTGCTCGTTTACTTGGAGATACTGCAGTCAGTCAGTTCCTTTCCCTGTCTACACCACAAAAGATTCATAAACCCCTTTCAAATGAGAGAACTCTGTCTGATGTTTCGTCCCTGAGTGAGTCTTTTGAGGTTTCAGGACAAGAGGAGAAAATAGAGGCCAAGAAGACGGCCAACACCATCAATGTTAAGGCAGAACCAGAAACCTTAGACAGGGACTTGGAAAGAACCAGCACTGAGTCCAAAACTGAGGCTTATTCTGAGGTGGGAACATATAGAAGTGACGAAGAGGAATTGGAAGAGGAGGAAAGTGAGGGATCGGTGAACAGAAGGGATGAGAGTGAAGAAATAGATGACCAAGAAGAGGAAAGCGAGGGATCAGTGAACAGAAGGGATGAGAGTGAAGAAATAGATGACCAAGAAGAGGAAAGCGAGGGATCGGTGAACAGAAGGGATGAGAGTGAGGAAATAGATGACCAAGAAGAGGAAAGTGAGAGCAATACCCTAGCAAATGATGATGATTCTGAAGTTGATGTTGATACCACGATCAAAGCTTCTACTGAGGATGAGGAaagtgaggaagaggaggagaaaagtAAAAGTGAGGCAATTGAGGATGTTGAGAGTGAcgatgaggaagaggagagtTGTGAAGTagaagatgaggaggaggaaacAAGTGAGATAAGGAGAAACAGTGAAGAGAGTGGAGAAGAAGAGGGTGATAGCAAAACGagtgaggaggaagaagaagaggaggaaagtGGTGAAGAATCAGAGAGCAGAAGAGATAGATCAGAGGAAGAGTCAGATGAAGAAGACGAGGATGAGTCGGAGGAGAAAGATAGTAAGAATGAGGAAGAAAGTGAAGTGGAAGGTGACAGTGAGgcagaggaggatgaagatggTGAAAAAACTagtgaagaagaggaggaagattCAGAAAAGGAAAGTGAGactgaagatgatgaagatgaagggGAGAGTGATAATGaaccagaggaggaggaggaggaaagtgAGGAAGATAAAGAGGAGAATGACGAAAGTGAGGAGAATGAAGAGAGCGAAGGAGGTCAAGAGGATGAGGAGGGTGAAAGTGATGAAGATGAAGCAATGAGTGAGAatgatgaagaggaagaagaagagaatgaaaatgaagaggaagaagaacaggagagtaaagaggaagaaaaaagtaATGATGCGGAGGAAGAACATGAAGAAGAGGAAGCAGAGGAGGAAGAGTCTGAAGGAAGAGAGGAGACAGAAGAAGCAGAGGATGAGGAGGGAGAAGAGGAGaacaaagaggaagaagaggaagagaaaagtGATGAAGAGGAAGATAAAAGTGatgacgaagaagaagaagaagaagagaaggcCATGAGAAAACGCTATAAAGTGGCTGAATCCACCAAACCAAGGTCAAGTGTGAAAACATCTAAACAGCAGTCAAAAGCCAAAAGGAGCCGAGCAGAAAACAGTCAGTCAGATGATGAGTCGCATGAGTCTAAGCAGTTCTGGGATGATGTTCTACCTCAATACCTCAATCTAAAATAA
- the rpgrb gene encoding retinitis pigmentosa GTPase regulator b isoform X3 gives MAGETEDEIPESGAVFTFGKSKFADNAPSKFWLKNDVPLRIACGDEHTALVTENGKLFMFGSNNWGQLGLGTKTTVNKPTCVKALKSERVKLAACGRTHTLVYTSRGNLYASGGNNEGQLGLSDCEDRTSFHLVDFFSKHGPVKMLAAGSNTSAALTQDGRLYMWGDNSEGQIGLGKESNALTPRELSVGKRVSWVSCGYYHSAFITVDGALFTFGEKDSGKLGLSTEKLANHKVPQQTECFTCLVAEQDVYSFGLGQFGQLGHGTFIFESRLPRVVEHFRRGRVKHVECGENHTALITDSGLLYTFGDGRHGKLGLGEENFTNQFKPTLCPRFLDYHVHSVTCGGCHMLVLAKPRPEGSEELILEEDDVTEDYLEKSYTELLGDTQSQNTLHRSLSARVRRRERERSPDQFGQMFRTLPVLGGNQLSASLSVPSQIHQSHSKQPGKIPLNSLKIPGKREKSLDDRSSVEDSESVKDLGETTDLLNLTHVMKMDPSYKTLTLSPMEKKNVKLVKEHGKEKGKPRDDPALYRKRAELLARKALPTESLKSSSGSSVVGDGLGSGTPHKSPKRHGRDKENVLLALEDRRPAHHQAAGSNTRMGTDINRAESKSFQPKHKQLMKSRNRVTGKDAGNKVQILQEHSEVEAESEKAVHKSKGSKKTNQEGKTKLLEVSSESQKVMGEEKKVKTKPIIVVEQYLEQTRHKDQDPTGKMSKDILSKAQKKKGETNTAKTETKGFVPQSKKLDSKKDSKSKKTEQEVSSTSQQSSCQEIFTKKTKKSKAEQNPLLVEEKNKGSSMVSEADFKSESESEQIKKNPLTNVTSFLQDVGMGSPARLLGDTAVSQFLSLSTPQKIHKPLSNERTLSDVSSLSESFEVSGQEEKIEAKKTANTINVKAEPETLDRDLERTSTESKTEAYSEVGTYRSDEEELEEEESEGSVNRRDESEEIDDQEEESEGSVNRRDESEEIDDQEEESEGSVNRRDESEEIDDQEEESESNTLANDDDSEVDVDTTIKASTEDEESEEEEEKSKSEAIEDVESDDEEEESCEVEDEEEETSEIRRNSEESGEEEGDSKTSEEEEEEEESGEESESRRDRSEEESDEEDEDESEEKDSKNEEESEVEGDSEAEEDEDGEKTSEEEEEDSEKESETEDDEDEGESDNEPEEEEEESEEDKEENDESEENEESEGGQEDEEGESDEDEAMSENDEEEEEENENEEEEEQESKEEEKSNDAEEEHEEEEAEEEESEGREETEEAEDEEGEEENKEEEEEEKSDEEEDKSDDEEEEEEEKAMRKRYKVAESTKPRSSVKTSKQQSKAKRSRAENSQSDDESHESKQFWDDVLPQYLNLK, from the exons CCCGAGGGAACCTGTATGCCTCTGGAGGGAATAATGAAGGACAGCTCGGCCTCAGTGACTGTGAGGACAGAACTTCCTTCCACCTGGTGGACTTCTTCAGCAAACACGGGCCGGTCAAAATGCTTGCAGCTGGTTCCAATACATCTGCTGCCCTGACAC AGGATGGCAGGCTCTATATGTGGGGAGATAACTCAGAGGGCCAGATTGGACTGGGGAAGGAGAGTAACGCACTGACTCCTCGGGAGCTTTCTGTGGGAAAACGAGTGTCCTGGGTGTCCTGTGGATATTATCATTCTGCCTTTATCACCG TGGATGGGGCCTTGTTCACATTTGGAGAAAAGGACAGTGGGAAGCTGGGCTTGTCCACAGAGAAGCTGGCCAATCATAAAGTGCCTCAACAG ACTGAATGCTTTACGTGTCTGGTAGCAGAGCAAGATGTGTATTCGTTCGGCCTGGGTCAGTTTGGACAGCTCGGTCACGGGACATTCATATTTGAGTCACGTTTACCCAGAGTGGTTGAACATTTCAGGAGGGGGAGAGTTAAACATGTGGAGTGTGGAGAGAACCATACAGCGCTGATTACTG ACAGTGGACTTTTGTACACCTTTGGTGATGGTCGACATGGAAAGCTGGGGCTTGGAGAAGAGAACTTCACCAACCAGTTCAAACCAACCCTGTGTCCAAGATTCCTAGACTATCATGTACATTCT gttaCTTGTGGTGGGTGTCACATGCTTGTTTTGGCAAAGCCCAGGCCTGAAGGCTCGGAGGAATTGATTCTGGAGGAGGATGATGTGACAGAAGACTACTTGGAGAAATCCTATACTGAGTTACTGGGGGACACGCAAAGTCAGAACACCTTACACAGGAGTCTCTCGGCTCGGGTCAGGCGCAGAGAACGG GAGCGTTCACCAGATCAGTTTGGACAGATGTTTCGAACACTTCCAGTCTTGGGGGGAAATCAGCTGAGTGCATCTTTATCTGTCCCCAGTCAGATCCATCAATCTCATAGTAAACAACCGGGAAAGATCCCTCTTAACAGTCTCAAAA TTcctggaaagagagaaaagtcTCTCGATGACAGAAGCAGTGTGGAGGATAGTGAGAGTGTAAAAGACCTTGGAGAAACCACTGACTTATTAAACCTG ACTCATGTAATGAAGATGGACCCTAGCTACAAGACTCTAACCTTGTCTCCAATGGAAAAG AAGAATGTTAAGCTTGTGAAAGAGCACGGTAAGGAGAAGGGGAAACCAAGAGATGACCCCGCCCTTTATAGAAAGAGAGCAGAGCTTTTAGCTCGAAAAGCTCTTCCGACTGAGTCACTTAAAAGTTCAAGTGGTAGCTCAGTAGTCGGAGACGGTCTTGGGTCAGGGACTCCTCACAAGAGCCCTAAGAGACATGGTCGGGATaaagaaaatgtacttttagctttggaggacagaaggcctgcacaTCACCAAGCTGCAGGAAGCAACACAAGAATGGGGACAGACATAAACAGAGCTGAATCTAAATCTTTCCAGCCTAAACACAAACAGCTGATGAAGTCAAGGAATAGAGTTACAGGAAAAGACGCTGGGAATAAAGTACAGATACTTCAGGAACATTCAGAGGTAGAGGCTGAAAGTGAGAAGGCTGTTCACAAGTCAAAaggaagtaaaaaaactaaccaAGAAGGTAAAACAAAACTACTGGAAGTCAGTAGTGAATCTCAGAAGGTTATGggagaagagaaaaaagtaaaaactaaaccCATAATAGTTGTCGAACAATATCTTGAACAAACCAGACATAAAGACCAAGACCCAACAGGTAAGATGtcaaaagacattttatcaAAAGCTCAAAAGAAGAAAGGTGAAACAAACACTGCTAAAACAGAGACCAAAGGTTTTGTCCCACAGAGCAAAAAGTTAGATTCAAAAAAGGactcaaaaagtaaaaagacaGAACAAGAGGTCTCCTCTACTTCACAGCAGTCCTCTTGTCAAGAAATCTTTACAAAGAAGACTAAGAAATCAAAGGCGGAGCAAAACCCTTTGCTAGTAGAGGAGAAAAATAAGGGGTCTAGTATGGTCTCAGAAGCTGATTTCAAATCTGAATCAGAGTCAGAACAAATTAAGAAAAATCCTCTAACCAATGTGACATCATTTCTCCAGGATGTAGGAATGGGTAGTCCTGCTCGTTTACTTGGAGATACTGCAGTCAGTCAGTTCCTTTCCCTGTCTACACCACAAAAGATTCATAAACCCCTTTCAAATGAGAGAACTCTGTCTGATGTTTCGTCCCTGAGTGAGTCTTTTGAGGTTTCAGGACAAGAGGAGAAAATAGAGGCCAAGAAGACGGCCAACACCATCAATGTTAAGGCAGAACCAGAAACCTTAGACAGGGACTTGGAAAGAACCAGCACTGAGTCCAAAACTGAGGCTTATTCTGAGGTGGGAACATATAGAAGTGACGAAGAGGAATTGGAAGAGGAGGAAAGTGAGGGATCGGTGAACAGAAGGGATGAGAGTGAAGAAATAGATGACCAAGAAGAGGAAAGCGAGGGATCAGTGAACAGAAGGGATGAGAGTGAAGAAATAGATGACCAAGAAGAGGAAAGCGAGGGATCGGTGAACAGAAGGGATGAGAGTGAGGAAATAGATGACCAAGAAGAGGAAAGTGAGAGCAATACCCTAGCAAATGATGATGATTCTGAAGTTGATGTTGATACCACGATCAAAGCTTCTACTGAGGATGAGGAaagtgaggaagaggaggagaaaagtAAAAGTGAGGCAATTGAGGATGTTGAGAGTGAcgatgaggaagaggagagtTGTGAAGTagaagatgaggaggaggaaacAAGTGAGATAAGGAGAAACAGTGAAGAGAGTGGAGAAGAAGAGGGTGATAGCAAAACGagtgaggaggaagaagaagaggaggaaagtGGTGAAGAATCAGAGAGCAGAAGAGATAGATCAGAGGAAGAGTCAGATGAAGAAGACGAGGATGAGTCGGAGGAGAAAGATAGTAAGAATGAGGAAGAAAGTGAAGTGGAAGGTGACAGTGAGgcagaggaggatgaagatggTGAAAAAACTagtgaagaagaggaggaagattCAGAAAAGGAAAGTGAGactgaagatgatgaagatgaagggGAGAGTGATAATGaaccagaggaggaggaggaggaaagtgAGGAAGATAAAGAGGAGAATGACGAAAGTGAGGAGAATGAAGAGAGCGAAGGAGGTCAAGAGGATGAGGAGGGTGAAAGTGATGAAGATGAAGCAATGAGTGAGAatgatgaagaggaagaagaagagaatgaaaatgaagaggaagaagaacaggagagtaaagaggaagaaaaaagtaATGATGCGGAGGAAGAACATGAAGAAGAGGAAGCAGAGGAGGAAGAGTCTGAAGGAAGAGAGGAGACAGAAGAAGCAGAGGATGAGGAGGGAGAAGAGGAGaacaaagaggaagaagaggaagagaaaagtGATGAAGAGGAAGATAAAAGTGatgacgaagaagaagaagaagaagagaaggcCATGAGAAAACGCTATAAAGTGGCTGAATCCACCAAACCAAGGTCAAGTGTGAAAACATCTAAACAGCAGTCAAAAGCCAAAAGGAGCCGAGCAGAAAACAGTCAGTCAGATGATGAGTCGCATGAGTCTAAGCAGTTCTGGGATGATGTTCTACCTCAATACCTCAATCTAAAATAA